The proteins below come from a single Zonotrichia leucophrys gambelii isolate GWCS_2022_RI chromosome 3, RI_Zleu_2.0, whole genome shotgun sequence genomic window:
- the VGLL2 gene encoding transcription cofactor vestigial-like protein 2 isoform X2, which translates to MSCLDVMYQVYGPSQPYFAAAYSPYHQKLAFYSKMQEAPESGSSASAGSSFSSHAAASIKEEDCSPEKERPPEAEYISSRCVLFTYFQGDISAVVDEHFSRALSQPSSFSLGSAKAARNAGSWRARRYSFCGGSLLS; encoded by the exons ATGAGCTGTCTGGATGTTATGTACCAAGTGTACGGTCCTTCCCAGCCCTACTTCGCAGCAGCCTACAGCCCCTACCACCAG aaaCTCGCCTTTTACTCCAAAATGCAGGAAGCCCCGGAGAGCGGCAGCAGCGCCAGCGCCGGCAGCTCCTTCTCTAGCCATGCCGCGGCCAGCATCAAGGAGGAGGACTGCAGCCCCGAGAAGGAGCGACCCCCCGAGGCCGAGTACATCAGCTCCCGCTGCGTCCTCTTCACCTACTTCCAGGGGGACATCAGCGCCGTGGTGGATGAGCACTTCAGCCGGGcgctcagccagcccagcagcttctccctggGCAGCGCGAAGGCGGCGCGGAACGCGGGCTCCTGGCGGG CTCGCCGTTACTCCTTCTGTGGTGGATCCCTTCTGAGCTGA
- the VGLL2 gene encoding transcription cofactor vestigial-like protein 2 isoform X1 produces the protein MSCLDVMYQVYGPSQPYFAAAYSPYHQKLAFYSKMQEAPESGSSASAGSSFSSHAAASIKEEDCSPEKERPPEAEYISSRCVLFTYFQGDISAVVDEHFSRALSQPSSFSLGSAKAARNAGSWRDGSFPMSQRIFPPSFWNSTYQPSSVPASLSSPLAAAAHSELPFAAATDPYAPASLHGHLHQGGPEPWHHAHHHHHHHHHHHPYIGTQSSAYPRPTAMHEVYGPHFDPRYGSLLVPTASVRPHRLTPASVPAPVSPPCELGKSEAGAAAAWTTPGPFPNATGDMAQSIGLNVDTARRYSFCGGSLLS, from the exons ATGAGCTGTCTGGATGTTATGTACCAAGTGTACGGTCCTTCCCAGCCCTACTTCGCAGCAGCCTACAGCCCCTACCACCAG aaaCTCGCCTTTTACTCCAAAATGCAGGAAGCCCCGGAGAGCGGCAGCAGCGCCAGCGCCGGCAGCTCCTTCTCTAGCCATGCCGCGGCCAGCATCAAGGAGGAGGACTGCAGCCCCGAGAAGGAGCGACCCCCCGAGGCCGAGTACATCAGCTCCCGCTGCGTCCTCTTCACCTACTTCCAGGGGGACATCAGCGCCGTGGTGGATGAGCACTTCAGCCGGGcgctcagccagcccagcagcttctccctggGCAGCGCGAAGGCGGCGCGGAACGCGGGCTCCTGGCGGG ATGGATCCTTCCCAATGAGCCAGCGCATCTTCCCGCCGTCCTTCTGGAACAGCACGTACCAGCCCTCCTCGGTGCCGgccagcctgagcagcccccTGGCAGCTGCGGCCCACAGCGAGCTGCCCTTTGCCGCCGCCACCGACCCCTACGCGCCCGCCTCCCTGCACGGCCACCTGCACCAGGGCGGCCCCGAGCCCTGGCACCATGcccaccatcaccaccaccaccaccaccaccaccacccctaCATCGGCACACAGAGCAGCGCCTACCCCCGCCCCACCGCCATGCACGAGGTCTACGGGCCCCACTTCGACCCCCGCTACGGTTCGCTCCTGGTGCCCACAGCCTCCGTCAGGCCCCACCGCCTCACGCCCGCCTCCGTGCCCGCACCCGTCAGCCCCCCCTGCGAACTGGGCAAGAGTGAAGCGGGCGCTGCTGCGGCCTGGACGACGCCGGGCCCCTTCCCCAATGCAACAGGAGACATGGCACAGAGCATCGGCCTCAATGTGGACACAG CTCGCCGTTACTCCTTCTGTGGTGGATCCCTTCTGAGCTGA